In the genome of Kluyveromyces marxianus DMKU3-1042 DNA, complete genome, chromosome 1, one region contains:
- the NUP133 gene encoding Nup133p, producing the protein MTQLFQLRKELSVPAAEESVISVEESTIGSSGTNRQFSNEQVITENGKYKVSRLAPSLGFLPQGEELGCSIDAKSGYALCCDCENVYVWPYASSETHPSFLRIPLHQKEYETWSKPPLCCFTWPSVLERDMKANPGLFLVNVKSGEIQFYEDVDAVSQVASFITQSRYHTASMKLRDGEYVESLVNAEPAGVVLSTNYGRVELYTIRDSSGKPHVSLKQTIIKCQVGIFLSMSKPKRVVSMKVGEISGKGERLVSILTQGGQFQVWNLSSIGNCYKRININVLSEISQTVLEHFPLATSSLQLLDCHPLAGDKTAYLFLSCVSENHNTYYLLSTLIFDEDTNSFAIFSSYRLNTYTRPLVDDTFASSIHLPRLVVPSAYTSENLPITSVYTLFADATVLTQTSSKLDSNYPFKRRWEDILQFNKDMRIAGYDCDTNGLYITDASTCTLKLETFEKYEKSDFQEVRFIKSHVDQFIYFGGNSSEALLDFNLPENLDLQIQEIETDIQMSSDEIKYALSNHIPPVANNVTRHLKIRSELFERLLIFVAHNFLNQMSAQFKLDLISDFETIKCIEKLYTLLPEQPETIKKAWSTVLGEFNFTSDVDFVTDGISKIPQIIGALLKQLNASIETTRDPKLKIQIVKFINEIIYHSTLEECENNYRYGLFQMSADEMSKNIPWFTTNEIIQTLNDTFFLIHHAVEDSSMKTDLMPNEEHENLLLLVKSLYYMIKQITMWISFNGISDSTYKKFFDDNHLLWNRVLRDINKSQDSILITDFYQDLEGLVETLETLPRITAFSLYNEYFQKYGYIFAKALFTYYIKAGKWDALYETFGESNSDFLEQYFEEFPEYGKVKWIGEIYNNKYNEATATLLTISTGTDSLGQDIKQRQAQLSIAKLSALAAESEEGSQVLNDIQTELDLIDGQILLSQEIQESSINPVFKDFQTYQTLFKYLSDAVKRRESLSVPHMIELFTLLNKDTSYGFALSVLAIDRTLPTEVKKFCEHQIWRRCLLSGEDAIKKTLHVFFNQQFYNEHIELPHLNTLTNEATIRDTYLDGLYHNLIDLPLLADDAKREVVLLKESCPDITTIQALIGQANEETGNQCVINYESNTIERTNLNSF; encoded by the coding sequence ATGACACAATTGTTCCAGCTTAGGAAGGAGCTTAGTGTACCGGCGGCTGAAGAGTCCGTTAtttctgttgaagaaagcaCCATTGGGTCTAGTGGGACGAACAGACAGTTCTCCAATGAGCAGGTAATTACGGAGAATGGGAAGTATAAGGTGTCTAGACTAGCTCCTAGCCTTGGATTTTTACCGCAGGGCGAAGAATTGGGATGTAGTATTGATGCGAAGTCTGGATATGCGCTTTGTTGCGATTGTGAGAATGTTTATGTGTGGCCATATGCGTCATCTGAGACGCATCCCAGCTTTTTACGGATTCCTTTGCATCAGAAGGAGTATGAGACGTGGTCGAAACCGCCATTATGCTGTTTCACGTGGCCTAGTGTTTTGGAACGCGATATGAAAGCGAATCCTGGGTTGTTTTTAGTGAATGTGAAGTCGGGCGAGATTCAATTCTATGAGGATGTGGATGCTGTAAGCCAAGTGGCTTCGTTTATTACACAGTCGAGATATCACACGGCAAGCATGAAATTACGCGATGGGGAATATGTGGAGTCTTTAGTGAATGCTGAGCCCGCAGGTGTGGTTCTTTCGACCAATTACGGACGCGTAGAGTTATATACAATACGGGATTCTAGCGGGAAGCCCCATGTTTCGTTAAAACAGACTATTATAAAGTGCCAAGTGGGGATTTTCTTATCGATGTCCAAGCCCAAAAGGGTAGTTTCCATGAAAGTGGGAGAAATTAGTGGTAAAGGTGAGAGACTGGTGTCAATTTTGACACAAGGTGGTCAATTCCAAGTGTGGAATCTTTCATCGATCGGGAACTGTTataaaagaataaatataaaCGTTTTGTCTGAGATCTCCCAAACAGTTCTTGAACATTTCCCATTGGCCACTTCTAGCTTACAGTTACTAGACTGCCATCCATTAGCGGGAGATAAAACTGCATATCTATTCTTAAGTTGCGTGTCAGAGAATCACAATACGTATTACTTGCTTTCGACCTTAATTTTCGATGAGGATACCAATAGTTTTGccattttctcttcttacAGATTGAACACATACACAAGACCATTAGTGGACGACacttttgcttcttccatTCATTTACCACGATTGGTGGTTCCATCAGCGTACACAAGTGAAAATCTACCAATAACATCTGTATACACACTATTCGCTGATGCAACTGTTTTAACCCAAACAAGCTCTAAACTAGACTCCAACTATccattcaaaagaaggtgGGAAGATATTTTACAATTCAATAAGGATATGAGAATAGCTGGTTATGACTGTGACACTAACGGATTATACATTACCGATGCATCAACGTGCACCTTAAAACTAGAGacttttgaaaaatatgaaaagtCCGATTTCCAAGAGGTGAGATTCATCAAATCCCATGTAGACCAATTCATATACTTCGGTGGGAACTCATCTGAGGCTCTACTAGATTTCAATCTACCCGAAAATTTGGATCTtcaaatccaagaaattgaaacgGATATCCAAATGTCTAGTGACGAAATAAAATATGCATTATCAAATCACATTCCTCCAGTGGCCAACAACGTCACAAGACATTTGAAAATTCGTAGCGAATTATTCGAAAGACTTTTGATCTTTGTTGCTCATAATTTCTTGAACCAAATGTCGGCCCAGTTCAAATTGGATTTAATTTCAGATTTCGAAACTATTAAGTGTATTGAGAAGCTCTACACATTACTACCAGAACAACCGGAAACTATCAAAAAGGCTTGGAGCACAGTATTGGGTGAATTTAACTTTACGTCAGATGTTGATTTTGTGACGGATGGTATATCAAAGATCCCTCAAATTATTGGTGCATTATTGAAGCAATTGAATGCTTCCATTGAAACAACAAGAGATCCAAAGTTGAAGATTCAAATCGTGAAATTCATTAACGAAATAATATACCACTCCACTTTGGAAGAATGTGAGAATAACTACAGATACGGCCTCTTCCAAATGAGCGCAGATGAAATGTCGAAAAACATTCCGTGGTTTACTACTAATGAAATAATCCAAACATTGAACGACACGTTTTTCTTGATCCATCACGCTGTTGAAGATTCATCAATGAAGACAGATTTGATGCCAAATGAAGAACACGAGAACCTATTACTGCTTGTTAAATCGCTTTACTACATGATTAAACAAATTACAATGTGGATTAGTTTCAATGGTATCTCAGACTCTACTTATAAGAAGTTCTTCGACGATAACCATTTGTTATGGAATAGAGTCTTGAGGGACATCAACAAATCCCAAGACTCCATTTTAATCACCGACTTTTATCAAGATTTAGAAGGTTTAGTAGAAACTTTAGAAACTCTTCCAAGAATAACCGCGTTTTCATTATACAACGAATACTTCCAAAAATACGGGTACATTTTTGCAAAAGCCTTATTTACGTACTATATCAAAGCTGGCAAGTGGGACGCACTTTATGAAACATTTGGTGAGTCGAATTCTGATTTCTTAGAACaatactttgaagaattccCAGAATATGGAAAGGTTAAATGGATCGGAGAAATCTACAATAACAAATACAATGAGGCTACCGCAACTCTTTTAACAATCTCTACTGGAACAGATTCCCTTGGTCAAGATATCAAACAAAGACAGGCCCAACTAAGTATCGCCAAACTCAGCGCTCTTGCTGCTGAGTCAGAAGAAGGTTCCCAAGTGTTGAACGATATCCAAACAGAATTAGACTTGATAGATGGCCAAATTCTTTTGTCTCAAGAAATCCAAGAGTCCAGCATTAACCCTGTGTTCAAAGACTTCCAAACCTATCAAACGCTGTTCAAGTACTTGAGTGATGCTGTAAAGAGGAGAGAATCTCTATCCGTTCCACATATGATAGAACTTTTCACTTTATTGAACAAAGACACCTCTTACGGTTTTGCATTGAGTGTCCTTGCCATCGATCGTACTTTACCAACCGAGGTGAAGAAGTTCTGCGAACATCAAATATGGAGAAGATGCTTATTGTCCGGAGAAGATGCTATTAAAAAGACTCTACATGTATTTTTCAACCAACAATTCTACAATGAGCACATAGAACTTCCCCATCTCAATACCTTAACAAATGAAGCAACAATCAGAGACACATATCTAGACGGGCTTTATCATAACCTTATTGATCTTCCATTACTAGCTGATGACGCAAAAAGAGAGGTTGTTCTTCTGAAAGAATCATGCCCTGACATCACAACCATCCAAGCACTTATCGGACAAGCCAACGAGGAGACAGGTAACCAATGTGTAATCAATTACGAATCAAACACCATCGAAAGGACCAACCTTAATTCCTTCTAG
- the RPF2 gene encoding rRNA-binding ribosome biosynthesis protein RPF2 gives MLHDAMVDLSALKKPYIKRFSKKNAIRPFEDYEPLEFLSEKNDSSLIVLSSHSKKRRNNLTFVRTFGYKIYDMIELQIAENYKFLSDFRKQTFNVGLKPMFSFQGAAFEQHPVYMHVKSLFLDFFRNETTNLQDVAGLQHVISISVQGDFQDGEPLPNVLFRVYKLKTYKSEQGGKKLPRVELEEIGPRFDFKIGRIHTPSPEMVKEANKKPRQLEVKVAKNVEIDSMGDKIARIHVGKQDLNQLQTRKMKGLKAKYDQVDSDMEEYLEEEEGAALDQDDTYGEEFVTATDIDAPPAKKQKK, from the coding sequence ATGTTGCACGATGCTATGGTGGACTTGAGTGCTCTTAAGAAGCCATACATCAAGAGattttcgaagaagaatgcTATTAGACCATTTGAAGATTACGAGCCATTGGAGTTTTTGTCTGAGAAGAACGATTCATCTCTAATAGTTTTGAGTTCTCActcaaagaagagaagaaacaacTTGACATTTGTGCGTACGTTTGGGTACAAgatatatgatatgattGAGTTACAGATTGCGGAGAACTACAAGTTTTTGTCTGATTTCAGGAAACAGACTTTCAATGTTGGGTTGAAGCCaatgttttctttccaagGTGCTGCATTTGAACAGCACCCAGTTTACATGCATGTGAAGTCTTTATTCTTGGACTTCTTCAGAAACGAGACGACTAATCTACAAGATGTTGCTGGTCTACAGCATGTTATTTCGATCAGTGTGCAAGGGGATTTCCAAGATGGAGAGCCTTTGCCAAACGTGCTATTCAGAGTTTACAAGCTAAAGACGTACAAATCTGAACAAGGTGGTAAGAAGCTACCTAGAGTTGAGTTGGAGGAAATTGGTCCAAGATTTGACTTCAAGATCGGTAGAATTCACACACCATCTCCAGAGATGGTCAAGGAAGCTAACAAGAAGCCAAGACAACTTGAAGTTAAGGTTGCTAAGAACGTTGAAATCGATAGTATGGGTGACAAGATTGCAAGAATCCACGTTGGCAAACAAgatttgaaccaattgCAAACTAGAAAGATGAAGGGTCTAAAGGCCAAGTATGACCAAGTGGACTCTGATATGGAGGAATaccttgaagaagaagaaggtgctGCTCTAGACCAAGACGATACCTACGGCGAAGAATTCGTAACGGCTACTGATATTGACGCTCCACCTGccaagaagcaaaagaaataa
- the MTD1 gene encoding methylenetetrahydrofolate dehydrogenase (NAD(+)) gives MSSGKPGRTILASSVSKTYVEEITEKVNSLRDVRPEGPLLVGFLANNDPAAEMYASWTQKTCESMGFRYELRKIEDKDFLEEAIIDANQDDAVDGIMIYFPVFGNAQDQYLQQVVAREKDVEGLNHVYYQNMYHNIRYLDNEKQLKSILPCTPLAVVKILEYLKVYNNLLPEGNRLYGKKCVVVNRSEIVGRPLAALLANDGADVYSVDINNIQKFTRGQGLKFTKHHVEDLGSYSDDLLRECCKDADVIITGVPGEKYKFPTEYIKEGAICINFSSHKNFDDSVKSKASLYVPSTGKVTISMLLRNMLRLVENREKLSQILAQK, from the coding sequence ATGTCATCAGGTAAACCAGGCCGTACTATTCTAGCATCTTCAGTTTCGAAGACCTATGTGGAAGAAATCACCGAGAAGGTGAATAGCTTAAGGGATGTGCGTCCCGAGGGTCCTCTATTAGTTGGATTTTTGGCTAACAATGACCCAGCAGCCGAGATGTATGCGTCTTGGACACAAAAGACTTGTGAATCGATGGGATTCCGTTACGAACTAAGGAAGATAGAGGACAAAGACTTTTTAGAAGAAGCGATCATCGATGCCAATCAGGATGATGCGGTTGACGGGATCATGATTTATTTCCCGGTGTTTGGAAATGCGCAGGATCAGTATTTACAACAGGTGGTAGCGAGGGAGAAAGATGTAGAAGGCTTGAACCACGTGTACTACCAAAACATGTACCATAACATCAGATACTTGGACAACGAGAAACAGCTAAAATCTATTTTACCATGTACTCCATTGGCAGTAGTGAAGATCTTGGAGTACTTGAAGGTGTACAACAACCTCCTTCCAGAAGGGAACAGACTTTATGGGAAGAAGTGTGTGGTAGTTAACAGATCTGAAATTGTCGGGAGACCATTGGCAGCTTTATTGGCCAATGACGGTGCAGATGTGTACTCTGTGGACATAAACAATATCCAGAAGTTCACCCGTGGACAAGGCTTGAAATTTACCAAACATCATGTTGAAGATTTGGGGTCTTACTCTGATGATCTATTAAGAGAGTGCTGTAAAGACGCAGACGTAATAATAACCGGTGTACCTGGAGAAAAATACAAGTTCCCAACGGAATACATCAAGGAAGGTGCTATCTGCATCAACTTCTCATCTCACAAAAACTTTGATGACTCTGTAAAATCCAAGGCTTCTTTATATGTGCCAAGCACCGGCAAGGTTACAATTTCCATGTTGTTACGGAACATGCTAAGACTTGTTGAGAACAGGGAGAAGTTGAGCCAAATACTAGCCCAGAAATGA